In Candidatus Moanabacter tarae, the genomic stretch TGTCACTTGTTAAGAAGAAGCTCGGGAAGAGAACTTTTCACCTGATCACCCGTCATTCCGAAACGGCGCTCTTTTTTCTTGTAGCTCTTAATGGCTTCCTCGAAGTCCTTAGGACTGAAGTCGGGCCAGAGTTTTTTGGAAAAAATCCATTCCGCATATGCTCCTTGGAGAAGAAGGAAATTACTCAGACGCGTCTCCCCAGAGGTTCTGATGATCAGGTCTGGATCTGGTATGTCCCAAGTATAAAGATAGCTAGAAAATCGTTTCCAATTAAGGTCTTTGGGTTGCTCTCTTCCTTCCCTGGCTGCATCGATATAAGCTTTCACTGCATCAATAATCTCCGAGCGTGAGCCATAGTTTACGGCGAGGACAAATGTCCCCTTAGAGAAGTCTGATGTCTCTTGTACGGTGTCGCGGAGATTTTTCTGAATATTGGCGGGGAAATCTTCAATTCGTCCAATCACCTTCAGACGTATTTGATGTTGGCGTAACTCTTGGACATGTCTTTTAAGGAAGTTTTCCAGCAAATTCAGGAGAAGCCCCACCTCTTTTTGTGGCCGAGCCCAATTCTCGGCTGAAAAGGCAAAAGCTGTTAGGTAGTGGATTCCGAGGGATTGAGCGCATCGCAGTATACGACGGAGATTTTCAACACCATTTCGGTGTCCTTCATTGCGGGGCAAACCCCTTTTTTGGGCCCACCTCCCATTCCCATCCATGATGATTCCCACGTGATTGGGTTTGTTCTCCATGACCGATTCGACCCCCTTCTTCAAAAATAAGTTTTCCTGGAGAGAGTAAAGGACTTTTCGTAAAAAGAGCAAAAGGAAAGCGTTGGATCTTATTTAGGTTGGGCAATGTGGTGCTGTACTCTAAGAGGAATAGTGAGGAGAGGGGGGGCCGATTGAGTTGAGAGTATGTACAATGCGAAAGGGTTCAAACCGAGAACGATTGTAATTTGCCTAATAGTTCGTCAACATACTACTTACCCTTGAAGCGATATAGAGTTTAAGAAAAAACTGGATGCTTTTGAAGTTCGGGATGGTAGCCAATATCTTCAGATTCATAAGAGGGTTCAAGGGATGGGGATATTTCAGCCTAAAAGGTTTTTTGGATGTGGCAATTGTAGTCTTCATGATCCAGACTTAAGCAGTCAGGTTTCGAATCACTAGGCTTGCCGAAGTTGGGTTATCGTCGATATTGTTTCAGTAAAAGGAAGGGATGAGAGAATTAGGGCAAAGCAAAATACTAAATGTTGGAATTGATGTGGAATCAGTTCGGAAGGATTTTCCGATCTTGGATACCAACATTGATGGGAAGCCCCTAGTCTACTTAGACAACGCCGGCACGGCGCAAAAGCCGAAGGCGGTAATTCAGCGGGAAACCGAATTCTATACACACCAGAATGCGAATATTCATCGGGGAATTCATCGTCTCAGTGAAATTGCTTCGGATGAATATGAGCGAGCCCGGAGAAGGATCGCTAGATTTTTTAATGCGGCTCGGGCAGAGGAGATCGTCTTCGTCCGAGGGACTACGGAGGGTGTCAATCTCGTAGCGAATTCCTTTGGGCGAAAGTATATTAAGGAAGGGGATCATGTAGTTGTTTCAATTCTTGAGCACCATTCGAATTTTATCCCTTGGCAGCTGATGGCAGAGGAACGAGGGGCGGTTTTTCAAGTAATCCCTATGGACGATAAAGGGGTTCTCGATCTTGAAGCATACGAGGCGATGCTTAGTGAACGTACAAAGATTGTAGCCTTGACTCATATCTCGAATGCGATCGGAACGGTAAATCCGGTCAAGGAGATGATTCAATTAGCGCACGCGAGAGGGATCCCAGTTTTGATCGATGGGGCGCAGTCAACGCCTCATATGAAGGTGGATGTTACCGATCTAGACTGCGATTTTTTCGTATTCTCCGGACACAAAGTCTTTGGCCCAACGGGGATCGGAGTTCTTTATGGGAAAGAAAGGTGGCTCGACGAGATGCCGCCTTATCAAGTAGGGGGCGGAACGATTCGAACGGTGACTGTCGAGAAAACGGAGTTTCTCGATCCACCCGCAAAATTCGAAGGTGGTACTCCAAACATTGGGGGGGCCATCGGATTAGCAACCGCATTCGACTACATTGAGGAACTGGGTATGGGGAGGATTATGAATTACGAAAATGAGCTGTATTGCTATGCAAGGGAGAAGCTAGGAGCGCTACCGGATCTAGTTCTGTGGGGTGATGGTTCCGAAATTGCGGCAGTCCTTTCATTTGGAATCGAAGGCGTCCACTCTCACGATATCAGTACTTTCTTGGATAGCGAAGGTGTTGCCATTCGTGCTGGACATCATTGCGCGAAGCCTCTCATGGGCCGTTTGGGAATACCTGGAACGGCGCGTGCCTCTTTTTGTTTCTACAATACCAAGGAGGAGATTGACCATCTTGTTGATGGCATCCTCAAAATATCTAAATTTTTCAGCTGATGGACGAACTATTCGAACTTTACCAAGAGATTATTCTCGATCATAATAAAAGACCGAGGAATTTCCGTCCTATGGTGGAACACACGCATTCAGCAGATGGACAAAACCCTGTTTGTGGGGATGAGATCACTGTTTATGTGAGGATGAGTGGTGATGCGATCGAAGACATCTCTTTTCAGGGCGAGGGGTGTGCCATCTCAAAAGCTTCCGCCTCGCTTATGACAAGGCAAGTTAAAGGCATGTCTATCGAAGAGGCAACCGAAGAGTTTAGACGGGTTCAGGGGATGCTAACAGGATCTGAAGGCGTAGCTTTCAGCCTCGAAGAAGCAGGAGATATTGCTTCGCTTTCAGGGGTGCGCCGGTTCCCTGCACGAGTGAAGTGCGCAACTTTGGCATGGCACGCACTGAAGGCAGCGTTGGAGGGCACTGAAGCCATCTCGACCGAGTGACCCCGAGCTGTTTCTAGCAACTATGGTGATATTGTCTAGTGGGATCTGAGTAAGACTTCCCTTAATGTCTTCCAACCTTGGTCTAATAAAAATTCAACGGCTGCTAGGGTATAGATGATTCCCAAATCCCTATTTCCAGGATTGGTTTGGTTCTCCTTACGCGATTCCAATGGGAACCCTTTTACTGTATATAGCTGATTTAGGGTCGTCGGACGACCTTCTCAACACTTCAGTATTTAAAGACAAAGAACACTGGACTCAAGAGAAGCGAATCAAATATCACTCAGTTCGTTTTAATTTGTGTGAGGTTCGGAGAGGATGTCTAGCAATTGTATCCTAGTGCTTCTTGTGCGAACTCAACTGATCCGATTCGGGTGACAGGACCAGTCATTTGGACATCAAATTGGTTAGAAAAATCCAGTTCGAGTTGGCCGCCTGGCATGTGAACAATCAACCTATGGTCGACCGCGCCCATTTTAATGGCTACTGCTGCGGCGGCACAACTACTGCTCCCCGATGCGAGGGTATAACCGGCGCCTCTTTCCCAAATTTCAATGCGAATATTCTGTCGGTCCAGGATTTGGAGGAGTTGGACGTTGGTGCGATTAGGGAAAAGGGAATGATTTTCGAGTAATGGGCCAATTAGTTTAGCTTTTGTGGAAGAAATTTCATCGAGAGGCAGGACGCAATGAGGATTTCCAATGGATGCAGCGTAGAATCTATACGTTTCATTATTTAGTTCGATTATCTCGTCGAGGACTTCACGAGGCGGGCCGCTGACGGGAATTTTGTCACTTAGGAATGTAACTTTTCCCATATCTACCGTGATCGTACTCCCGCGCTCCTTCACAACACACTTTACGCAACCGCCCGAGGTCATCACATTAAACGGCTGAACCGAGACTTTCCCCTTGTCCCAAAGATGGCGAGCGAATATCCTCAGCCCGTTACCACTCTTTTCTGCCTCGCTCCCATCGGGATTGAAAATTTGCAGTCCGAATTCAGCTTCTTCAGATTGGAGGGGTCCGAAAAGGATTCCGTCAGAACCAATTCCGAAGTTGCGATGA encodes the following:
- the uppS gene encoding Ditrans,polycis-undecaprenyl-diphosphate synthase ((2E,6E)-farnesyl-diphosphate specific), whose translation is MKKGVESVMENKPNHVGIIMDGNGRWAQKRGLPRNEGHRNGVENLRRILRCAQSLGIHYLTAFAFSAENWARPQKEVGLLLNLLENFLKRHVQELRQHQIRLKVIGRIEDFPANIQKNLRDTVQETSDFSKGTFVLAVNYGSRSEIIDAVKAYIDAAREGREQPKDLNWKRFSSYLYTWDIPDPDLIIRTSGETRLSNFLLLQGAYAEWIFSKKLWPDFSPKDFEEAIKSYKKKERRFGMTGDQVKSSLPELLLNK
- the sufS gene encoding Cysteine desulfurase, with amino-acid sequence MRELGQSKILNVGIDVESVRKDFPILDTNIDGKPLVYLDNAGTAQKPKAVIQRETEFYTHQNANIHRGIHRLSEIASDEYERARRRIARFFNAARAEEIVFVRGTTEGVNLVANSFGRKYIKEGDHVVVSILEHHSNFIPWQLMAEERGAVFQVIPMDDKGVLDLEAYEAMLSERTKIVALTHISNAIGTVNPVKEMIQLAHARGIPVLIDGAQSTPHMKVDVTDLDCDFFVFSGHKVFGPTGIGVLYGKERWLDEMPPYQVGGGTIRTVTVEKTEFLDPPAKFEGGTPNIGGAIGLATAFDYIEELGMGRIMNYENELYCYAREKLGALPDLVLWGDGSEIAAVLSFGIEGVHSHDISTFLDSEGVAIRAGHHCAKPLMGRLGIPGTARASFCFYNTKEEIDHLVDGILKISKFFS
- the sufU gene encoding Zinc-dependent sulfurtransferase SufU — its product is MDELFELYQEIILDHNKRPRNFRPMVEHTHSADGQNPVCGDEITVYVRMSGDAIEDISFQGEGCAISKASASLMTRQVKGMSIEEATEEFRRVQGMLTGSEGVAFSLEEAGDIASLSGVRRFPARVKCATLAWHALKAALEGTEAISTE
- the dapF gene encoding Diaminopimelate epimerase; amino-acid sequence: MKFEKYHALGNDYLVLDATLQKHPPSKVTIERICHRNFGIGSDGILFGPLQSEEAEFGLQIFNPDGSEAEKSGNGLRIFARHLWDKGKVSVQPFNVMTSGGCVKCVVKERGSTITVDMGKVTFLSDKIPVSGPPREVLDEIIELNNETYRFYAASIGNPHCVLPLDEISSTKAKLIGPLLENHSLFPNRTNVQLLQILDRQNIRIEIWERGAGYTLASGSSSCAAAAVAIKMGAVDHRLIVHMPGGQLELDFSNQFDVQMTGPVTRIGSVEFAQEALGYNC